The genomic window TCGCGGATCCCGCCCACCTGCCGTTCGAGTACATGCGCCGGATCGGCGACGTCATGGACGCGATCGCGCCGCGACGTCAGCCGATCGCCGTCGTCCATATCGGCGGCGCCGCCCTCAGCCTGCCGCGGTACGTCGCCGCGACCCGGCCACGCTCGCGCCAGATCGTCCTCGAGCCGGACGAGGACCTGACCGAATTCGTCCGCGAGACGCTGCCGCTGCCGAAACGGTCCGGCATCAAGGTCCGCCCGGTGACCGGCCGGGCCGGGATCGTGGAGCTGTACGACGACTCGATGGACGTGGTGATCCTCGACGCGTTCGAACACGAGGCGGTACCCGCGAACCTCGTGACGTCTGAGTTCTTCACCGAATGCGCCCGCGTCCTGCGCCCGACCGGCGTACTGATAGCCAACCTGATCGACGGCCAAGCCGGCCTACCCTTCATCCGCCGAACAGCCGCGACAGTCCTCTCCACCATCGGCCCCGGCGCAGTCCTGGCCGAACGAAAAATCCTCCGCGGCAAATCCTTCGGCAACGTCATCCTCGTAGCCTCCCC from Kribbella jejuensis includes these protein-coding regions:
- a CDS encoding spermidine synthase; its protein translation is MERRTASGLASVEAQADGTFVLRVDGTPQSQVDLADPAHLPFEYMRRIGDVMDAIAPRRQPIAVVHIGGAALSLPRYVAATRPRSRQIVLEPDEDLTEFVRETLPLPKRSGIKVRPVTGRAGIVELYDDSMDVVILDAFEHEAVPANLVTSEFFTECARVLRPTGVLIANLIDGQAGLPFIRRTAATVLSTIGPGAVLAERKILRGKSFGNVILVASPHPLPTLTDAGRQAQPPYDVAPLTELAGKAKPLTDADSYPTPQAPAAVFRT